One window from the genome of Gambusia affinis linkage group LG14, SWU_Gaff_1.0, whole genome shotgun sequence encodes:
- the kiaa1522 gene encoding uncharacterized protein KIAA1522 homolog isoform X7, translated as MGNNIQKKKKKKSVLTEEGSPSVTPSPKRQKAASFRLPGRVDRQSPAGPKGNEDQKRLTVHYTASQHYQENVFIEGSRPQYLEDLHTEAQVGLKILQQEEDRNGVNFADDESVISTDTLCPEQDISSKDRGGSLGSRPNANSDTTATSAVLNRPGITHQGSTFKPLNPVKRFDRSRKRNRRTTIMGIPNQVQKELALNRSSTFQPLVSTQLPNHENHNGDSQSSVVIIPTVDGGTPLAKKEGARVHLSELEEVFRDEQMVRKHLQGGYHDEQTHLCPTVRPKSLAFPGTTASFSPSPSMLHFLHEPQGPVMSISPQATYLSTIIPNAVLPASVEVIEIDRSSSRTRGSSVNHGNSACAVSKSSLTSEESAVSPLLSRRSDGDGSQTNSSNYDSALMPWSASGSNWSESQSSKTIISDSSVSSSNRGGFNVQESQTQESGNGQDLTSFCIPVNAASTLNKTEVNTTDAESGHEATQSLTAGDQAKNKRNGMHSLSVTKTKQPPAPPRRTNSLHAKKVKSETMIVVELEDPRNSGEVKSSSENTVTEDEVKLAATNAILRPEPLSNSTGPSSTISSSTFLTPLQDSPNQAEEATESQQESDPSSPQKTAPDVRKFERTMSPSSGYSSQSGTPTLSPKEISPSSPDKLKKKPIKPERSASRASSSAASPSSSLTSLSSGTSEPANADVATCSTILSPRDSSPTNEVTPSGKLSSLRADVPELFNIPSPPKVKAPRPPPPETWAHSRRTVELLCGAPNVIKTPLQGKQVETQRETRKDSEVTVENQTTQENRVLEMSVHTENTVTKDPEDGKSELKIRESSDNEQMHKNEEHTDFNSRVESEISVVKKPESQETTPKKQPPPVMKKPTKIPFRDEIGHPLETQERKLSSTAAKEVHLSVEDHTTPSQNSATFSVDKNNMEKSEVQPMQTLTVEVPKMSKLSPPPTPPPAYQPTPPPIRKPAASLGSPMPNESEKEHDMSHVVDSCWPPPPPPLEGESVFDGGDEVDFPPPPPPSIRDDVTDMTELTPVASVSPAADNKSSDVEQISKADTALEISSQDTSCASDIVPPLPPSPPIARVEIPMPVREVSPSSNYFKQNSLKIEDQSPSTLPVSPELSAPTSVPKAPPPPMENVNPGVNFRRQPSGTYRDARNKELLSRHKSAPVPKEDANIPLVTPSLLQMVRLRTVSMTEDQVQPPSEETAHEATPAQEKCSVSSQGPQDIPPKPIRKSLSVKSPPQTVKSSTVTMSSPSLRLQEAIRMKTAAMSSRDCLPHRLGVKSPTYSSIGEQGGPSLKPLEGCDILKSPASTASFIFSRSTKKVVIEPVAASSSEAQASLKQSLAAELRQVSDQSKAGVLSNGRVKTDRIPPPIAKKPTPGSTSPLLSSHSCSAKMELRVEGSKDPGTAQPVAPPTTTTRVTADTIETLF; from the exons CTGGCCCGAAGGGGAACGAGGACCAGAAGCGGCTGACGGTTCACTACACGGCCTCCCAGCACTACCAGGAGAATGTTTTCATCGAGGGCAGCAGGCCTCAGTACCTGGAAGACTTACACACTGAAGCTCAGGTGGGGCTCAAGATACTGCAACAGGAAG AGGACAGGAACGGAGTAAACTTTGCGGACGATGAAAGCGTCATC tcTACAGATACCCTCTGCCCGGAGCAGGATATCAGCTCCAAGGACAGAGGCGGCTCTCTGGGGTCGAGACCCAACGCTAACAGTGACACCACAGCAACTTCTGCTGTGTTAAATCGGCCTGGGATTACTCACCAAG GCTCCACATTCAAGCCTTTGAATCCAGTGAAGAGATTTGATAGAAGCAGAAAGAGGAACAGGAGGACCACCATCATGGGCATTCCCAACCAGGTCCAGAAAGAACTTG CTCTGAACAGAAGTTCAACCTTTCAGCCGCTTGTTTCGACTCAGCTCCCTAATCATGAAAATCACAACGGTGACAGCCAGTCAAGCGTTGTTATCATTCCTACAGTGGACGGAGGGACTCCGTTAGCAAAAAAAGAGGGAGCAAGGGTACACCTTTCAGAACTGGAG GAGGTCTTTAGGGATGAGCAGATGGTGAGGAAGCACCTTCAGGGAGGGTACCACGATGAGCAGACGCATCTCTGTCCTACAGTCAGACCCAAGTCCCTTGCATTTCCTGGCACGACAGCATCCTTTTCACCCTCTCCATCAATGTTGCACTTCCTCCACGAGCCTCAG GGTCCGGTGATGTCCATCTCTCCTCAGGCCACTTACTTGTCTACGATCATCCCTAATGCTGTTTTACCGGCTTCAGTTGAAGTAATTGAGATTGACCGCAGCAGCAGTCGAACTCGAGGCAGCAGTGTCAATCATGGCAACAGTGCTTGCGCTGTCAGCAAAAGCAGCCTGACGTCTGAGGAATCAGCAGTTAGTCCTCTGTTGTCAAGAAGATCAGATGGTGACGGTTCCCAAACAAATAGCTCTAACTATGACTCTGCACTAATGCCCTGGTCAGCCTCAGGTTCAAACTGGAGTGAGTCTCAATCCTCCAAGACTATTATTTCAGACTCCTCGGTTTCATCTTCTAATAGAGGGGGGTTTAATGTACAGGAAAGCCAGACGCAGGAGTCTGGTAACGGCCAAGATCTCACAAGTTTTTGTATCCCAGTTAATGCAGCAAGCACCCTGAACAAAACAGAAGTAAACACAACAGACGCAGAGTCTGGGCATGAAGCAACACAGTCATTGACTGCTGGTGATCAAGCAAAGAACAAACGGAACGGCATGCATAGTCTTTCGGTTACCAAGACCAAACAGCCTCCAGCACCTCCACGAAGAACTAACTCTCTGCATGCCAAAAAGGTAAAAAGTGAGACCATGATTGTGGTGGAGCTGGAAGATCCTAGAAACTCAGGAGAAGTAAAAAGTTCATCAGAAAATACAGTAACAGAGGATGAAGTTAAATTGGCTGCTACAAATGCCATTTTGAGGCCCGAACCTTTGTCAAACTCTACTGGGCCAAGCTCAACAATCTCTTCCTCCACATTTCTAACCCCTTTGCAGGACTCCCCTAACCAGGCTGAAGAAGCGACAGAATCACAACAAGAATCCGACCCTTCCTCTCCACAGAAAACAGCACCAGATGTACGGAAATTTGAGCGGACAATGTCTCCTTCCAGCGGCTATTCTAGCCAGAGTGGAACTCCAACACTTTCCCCGAAAGAAATCTCCCCAAGTTCTccagacaaactgaaaaagaagCCCATCAAACCAGAGAGATCCGCATCCCGTGCCTCATCCTCAGCAgcttctccctcttcctcacTCACCTCCCTGTCATCAGGTACATCTGAGCCTGCAAATGCCGATGTTGCCACATGCAGCACAATTCTGTCTCCGCGGGATTCCTCACCAACAAATGAAGTTACTCCGAGTGGCAAGCTCTCATCTTTAAGAGCAGATGTACCAGAACTGTTTAACATCCCTTCCCCTCCTAAAGTCAAAGCCCCTCGCCCACCGCCTCCGGAGACATGGGCCCACAGCAGACGAACTGTTGAGCTCCTTTGTGGAGCTCCTAATGTCATCAAAACTCCACTGCAAGGAAAACAAGTAGAAACTCAACGAGAGACCAGAAAAGACAGTGAAGTTACAGTCGAAAACCAGACAACTCAGGAGAATCGTGTTTTGGAAATGTCTGTACATACAGAAAACACTGTGACAAAAGATCCTGAAGATGGCAAAAGTGAATTAAAGATTAGAGAATCTTCAGATAACgaacaaatgcataaaaatgagGAGCACACAGATTTTAACAGCAGAGTAGAGAGTGAAATCAGTGTTGTAAAGAAGCCAGAAAGTCAAGAGACAACTCCAAAGAAACAGCCACCTCCTGTCATgaagaaaccaacaaaaatacCATTCAGAGATGAGATAGGGCATCCATTAGAGACACAAGAAAGGAAATTGAGCTCCACTGCTGCAAAAGAAGTTCACTTGTCTGTTGAGGACCATACAACGCCATCCCAAAATTCTGCAACATTTTCCGTTGATAAGAACAACATGGAAAAGAGTGAAGTTCAGCCTATGCAGACACTTACAGTAGAGGTCCCCAAAATGAGTAAGCTCTCACCACCACCTACGCCTCCTCCAGCTTACCAGCCCACACCTCCTCCAATAAGAAAACCTGCTGCTTCTTTAGGGTCTCCAATGCCAAATGAGTCTGAGAAGGAACATGACATGTCACATGTTGTAGATTCCTGTTGGCCACCTCCGCCTCCTCCATTAGAAGGGGAATCTGTCTTTGATGGAGGAGACGAGGTAGATttccctccacctcctccaccatCCATAAGAGATGATGTAACTGACATGACAGAACTAACCCCAGTCGCTTCAGTTTCACCTGCAGCTGACAACAAATCCTCTGATGTTGAACAGATTTCAAAAGCTGACACTGCTCTTGAGATTTCTTCCCAAGATACTTCATGCGCTTCAGACATAGTTCCACCCTTGCCTCCTTCACCACCTATTGCCAGAGTAGAGATCCCAATGCCGGTCCGGGAAGTGTCTCCTTCCAGCAACTATTTTAAGCAAAACTCTCTAAAAATTGAAGATCAGTCTCCCTCTACTCTTCCAGTAAGTCCTGAGCTTTCAGCTCCAACCTCTGTGCCAAAAGCACCTCCTCCACCAATGGAAAATGTAAACCCTGGAGTTAATTTCAGAAGGCAACCCAGTGGGACATACAGAGACGCCAGGAACAAGGAGTTACTTTCTCGCCACAAAAGTGCACCAGTTCCTAAAGAGGACGCAAACATACCCCTCGTAACCCCGTCGCTGCTGCAGATGGTTCGCCTTAGAACGGTCAGCATGACTGAAGATCAGGTCCAACCTCCATCTGAAGAGACAGCACATGAGGCCACTCCAGCTCAGGAGAAATGTTCCGTCTCAAGCCAAGGACCTCAAGACATTCCTCCAAAGCCCATTCGGAAGTCTTTGTCAGTAAAATCTCCTCCTCAAACAGTAAAATCGTCCACTGTGACAATGAGTTCTCCTTCCCTGCGTCTGCAGGAGGCCATCCGAATGAAAACTGCAGCCATGTCTTCCAGGGACTGTCTTCCCCACAGGCTGGGTGTGAAATCCCCTACTTACAGCTCCATTGGTGAGCAAGGGGGGCCCTCTCTAAAACCACTTGAGGGATGCGATATTCTTAAATCCCCAGCATCTACAGCTAGCTTTATCTTCTCCAGAAGCACAAAAAAGGTGGTCATCGAGCCTGTAGCCGCCTCCTCCTCAGAGGCTCAGGCAAGTCTGAAGCAAAGCTTAGCAGCAGAGCTCAGGCAGGTCTCTGACCAATCAAAGGCTGGTGTTCTCTCAAACGGCAGAGTCAAGACTGACAGAATTCCTCCGCCGATAGCCAAGAAGCCAACTCCTGGAAGTACAAGCCCCTTGCTGAGCTCCCACAGCTGTTCAGCAAAGATGGAGCTCAGGGTTGAGGGAAGCAAAGATCCTGGAACTGCACAACCTGTGGCACCACCTACAACAA CTACAAGAGTGACGGCGGACACGATTGAAACGTTGTTTTGA
- the kiaa1522 gene encoding uncharacterized protein KIAA1522 homolog isoform X8 yields the protein MVVYLRKSIHSLLSVFKKKAGPKGNEDQKRLTVHYTASQHYQENVFIEGSRPQYLEDLHTEAQVGLKILQQEEDRNGVNFADDESVISTDTLCPEQDISSKDRGGSLGSRPNANSDTTATSAVLNRPGITHQGSTFKPLNPVKRFDRSRKRNRRTTIMGIPNQVQKELALNRSSTFQPLVSTQLPNHENHNGDSQSSVVIIPTVDGGTPLAKKEGARVHLSELEEVFRDEQMVRKHLQGGYHDEQTHLCPTVRPKSLAFPGTTASFSPSPSMLHFLHEPQGPVMSISPQATYLSTIIPNAVLPASVEVIEIDRSSSRTRGSSVNHGNSACAVSKSSLTSEESAVSPLLSRRSDGDGSQTNSSNYDSALMPWSASGSNWSESQSSKTIISDSSVSSSNRGGFNVQESQTQESGNGQDLTSFCIPVNAASTLNKTEVNTTDAESGHEATQSLTAGDQAKNKRNGMHSLSVTKTKQPPAPPRRTNSLHAKKVKSETMIVVELEDPRNSGEVKSSSENTVTEDEVKLAATNAILRPEPLSNSTGPSSTISSSTFLTPLQDSPNQAEEATESQQESDPSSPQKTAPDVRKFERTMSPSSGYSSQSGTPTLSPKEISPSSPDKLKKKPIKPERSASRASSSAASPSSSLTSLSSGTSEPANADVATCSTILSPRDSSPTNEVTPSGKLSSLRADVPELFNIPSPPKVKAPRPPPPETWAHSRRTVELLCGAPNVIKTPLQGKQVETQRETRKDSEVTVENQTTQENRVLEMSVHTENTVTKDPEDGKSELKIRESSDNEQMHKNEEHTDFNSRVESEISVVKKPESQETTPKKQPPPVMKKPTKIPFRDEIGHPLETQERKLSSTAAKEVHLSVEDHTTPSQNSATFSVDKNNMEKSEVQPMQTLTVEVPKMSKLSPPPTPPPAYQPTPPPIRKPAASLGSPMPNESEKEHDMSHVVDSCWPPPPPPLEGESVFDGGDEVDFPPPPPPSIRDDVTDMTELTPVASVSPAADNKSSDVEQISKADTALEISSQDTSCASDIVPPLPPSPPIARVEIPMPVREVSPSSNYFKQNSLKIEDQSPSTLPVSPELSAPTSVPKAPPPPMENVNPGVNFRRQPSGTYRDARNKELLSRHKSAPVPKEDANIPLVTPSLLQMVRLRTVSMTEDQVQPPSEETAHEATPAQEKCSVSSQGPQDIPPKPIRKSLSVKSPPQTVKSSTVTMSSPSLRLQEAIRMKTAAMSSRDCLPHRLGVKSPTYSSIGEQGGPSLKPLEGCDILKSPASTASFIFSRSTKKVVIEPVAASSSEAQASLKQSLAAELRQVSDQSKAGVLSNGRVKTDRIPPPIAKKPTPGSTSPLLSSHSCSAKMELRVEGSKDPGTAQPVAPPTTTTRVTADTIETLF from the exons CTGGCCCGAAGGGGAACGAGGACCAGAAGCGGCTGACGGTTCACTACACGGCCTCCCAGCACTACCAGGAGAATGTTTTCATCGAGGGCAGCAGGCCTCAGTACCTGGAAGACTTACACACTGAAGCTCAGGTGGGGCTCAAGATACTGCAACAGGAAG AGGACAGGAACGGAGTAAACTTTGCGGACGATGAAAGCGTCATC tcTACAGATACCCTCTGCCCGGAGCAGGATATCAGCTCCAAGGACAGAGGCGGCTCTCTGGGGTCGAGACCCAACGCTAACAGTGACACCACAGCAACTTCTGCTGTGTTAAATCGGCCTGGGATTACTCACCAAG GCTCCACATTCAAGCCTTTGAATCCAGTGAAGAGATTTGATAGAAGCAGAAAGAGGAACAGGAGGACCACCATCATGGGCATTCCCAACCAGGTCCAGAAAGAACTTG CTCTGAACAGAAGTTCAACCTTTCAGCCGCTTGTTTCGACTCAGCTCCCTAATCATGAAAATCACAACGGTGACAGCCAGTCAAGCGTTGTTATCATTCCTACAGTGGACGGAGGGACTCCGTTAGCAAAAAAAGAGGGAGCAAGGGTACACCTTTCAGAACTGGAG GAGGTCTTTAGGGATGAGCAGATGGTGAGGAAGCACCTTCAGGGAGGGTACCACGATGAGCAGACGCATCTCTGTCCTACAGTCAGACCCAAGTCCCTTGCATTTCCTGGCACGACAGCATCCTTTTCACCCTCTCCATCAATGTTGCACTTCCTCCACGAGCCTCAG GGTCCGGTGATGTCCATCTCTCCTCAGGCCACTTACTTGTCTACGATCATCCCTAATGCTGTTTTACCGGCTTCAGTTGAAGTAATTGAGATTGACCGCAGCAGCAGTCGAACTCGAGGCAGCAGTGTCAATCATGGCAACAGTGCTTGCGCTGTCAGCAAAAGCAGCCTGACGTCTGAGGAATCAGCAGTTAGTCCTCTGTTGTCAAGAAGATCAGATGGTGACGGTTCCCAAACAAATAGCTCTAACTATGACTCTGCACTAATGCCCTGGTCAGCCTCAGGTTCAAACTGGAGTGAGTCTCAATCCTCCAAGACTATTATTTCAGACTCCTCGGTTTCATCTTCTAATAGAGGGGGGTTTAATGTACAGGAAAGCCAGACGCAGGAGTCTGGTAACGGCCAAGATCTCACAAGTTTTTGTATCCCAGTTAATGCAGCAAGCACCCTGAACAAAACAGAAGTAAACACAACAGACGCAGAGTCTGGGCATGAAGCAACACAGTCATTGACTGCTGGTGATCAAGCAAAGAACAAACGGAACGGCATGCATAGTCTTTCGGTTACCAAGACCAAACAGCCTCCAGCACCTCCACGAAGAACTAACTCTCTGCATGCCAAAAAGGTAAAAAGTGAGACCATGATTGTGGTGGAGCTGGAAGATCCTAGAAACTCAGGAGAAGTAAAAAGTTCATCAGAAAATACAGTAACAGAGGATGAAGTTAAATTGGCTGCTACAAATGCCATTTTGAGGCCCGAACCTTTGTCAAACTCTACTGGGCCAAGCTCAACAATCTCTTCCTCCACATTTCTAACCCCTTTGCAGGACTCCCCTAACCAGGCTGAAGAAGCGACAGAATCACAACAAGAATCCGACCCTTCCTCTCCACAGAAAACAGCACCAGATGTACGGAAATTTGAGCGGACAATGTCTCCTTCCAGCGGCTATTCTAGCCAGAGTGGAACTCCAACACTTTCCCCGAAAGAAATCTCCCCAAGTTCTccagacaaactgaaaaagaagCCCATCAAACCAGAGAGATCCGCATCCCGTGCCTCATCCTCAGCAgcttctccctcttcctcacTCACCTCCCTGTCATCAGGTACATCTGAGCCTGCAAATGCCGATGTTGCCACATGCAGCACAATTCTGTCTCCGCGGGATTCCTCACCAACAAATGAAGTTACTCCGAGTGGCAAGCTCTCATCTTTAAGAGCAGATGTACCAGAACTGTTTAACATCCCTTCCCCTCCTAAAGTCAAAGCCCCTCGCCCACCGCCTCCGGAGACATGGGCCCACAGCAGACGAACTGTTGAGCTCCTTTGTGGAGCTCCTAATGTCATCAAAACTCCACTGCAAGGAAAACAAGTAGAAACTCAACGAGAGACCAGAAAAGACAGTGAAGTTACAGTCGAAAACCAGACAACTCAGGAGAATCGTGTTTTGGAAATGTCTGTACATACAGAAAACACTGTGACAAAAGATCCTGAAGATGGCAAAAGTGAATTAAAGATTAGAGAATCTTCAGATAACgaacaaatgcataaaaatgagGAGCACACAGATTTTAACAGCAGAGTAGAGAGTGAAATCAGTGTTGTAAAGAAGCCAGAAAGTCAAGAGACAACTCCAAAGAAACAGCCACCTCCTGTCATgaagaaaccaacaaaaatacCATTCAGAGATGAGATAGGGCATCCATTAGAGACACAAGAAAGGAAATTGAGCTCCACTGCTGCAAAAGAAGTTCACTTGTCTGTTGAGGACCATACAACGCCATCCCAAAATTCTGCAACATTTTCCGTTGATAAGAACAACATGGAAAAGAGTGAAGTTCAGCCTATGCAGACACTTACAGTAGAGGTCCCCAAAATGAGTAAGCTCTCACCACCACCTACGCCTCCTCCAGCTTACCAGCCCACACCTCCTCCAATAAGAAAACCTGCTGCTTCTTTAGGGTCTCCAATGCCAAATGAGTCTGAGAAGGAACATGACATGTCACATGTTGTAGATTCCTGTTGGCCACCTCCGCCTCCTCCATTAGAAGGGGAATCTGTCTTTGATGGAGGAGACGAGGTAGATttccctccacctcctccaccatCCATAAGAGATGATGTAACTGACATGACAGAACTAACCCCAGTCGCTTCAGTTTCACCTGCAGCTGACAACAAATCCTCTGATGTTGAACAGATTTCAAAAGCTGACACTGCTCTTGAGATTTCTTCCCAAGATACTTCATGCGCTTCAGACATAGTTCCACCCTTGCCTCCTTCACCACCTATTGCCAGAGTAGAGATCCCAATGCCGGTCCGGGAAGTGTCTCCTTCCAGCAACTATTTTAAGCAAAACTCTCTAAAAATTGAAGATCAGTCTCCCTCTACTCTTCCAGTAAGTCCTGAGCTTTCAGCTCCAACCTCTGTGCCAAAAGCACCTCCTCCACCAATGGAAAATGTAAACCCTGGAGTTAATTTCAGAAGGCAACCCAGTGGGACATACAGAGACGCCAGGAACAAGGAGTTACTTTCTCGCCACAAAAGTGCACCAGTTCCTAAAGAGGACGCAAACATACCCCTCGTAACCCCGTCGCTGCTGCAGATGGTTCGCCTTAGAACGGTCAGCATGACTGAAGATCAGGTCCAACCTCCATCTGAAGAGACAGCACATGAGGCCACTCCAGCTCAGGAGAAATGTTCCGTCTCAAGCCAAGGACCTCAAGACATTCCTCCAAAGCCCATTCGGAAGTCTTTGTCAGTAAAATCTCCTCCTCAAACAGTAAAATCGTCCACTGTGACAATGAGTTCTCCTTCCCTGCGTCTGCAGGAGGCCATCCGAATGAAAACTGCAGCCATGTCTTCCAGGGACTGTCTTCCCCACAGGCTGGGTGTGAAATCCCCTACTTACAGCTCCATTGGTGAGCAAGGGGGGCCCTCTCTAAAACCACTTGAGGGATGCGATATTCTTAAATCCCCAGCATCTACAGCTAGCTTTATCTTCTCCAGAAGCACAAAAAAGGTGGTCATCGAGCCTGTAGCCGCCTCCTCCTCAGAGGCTCAGGCAAGTCTGAAGCAAAGCTTAGCAGCAGAGCTCAGGCAGGTCTCTGACCAATCAAAGGCTGGTGTTCTCTCAAACGGCAGAGTCAAGACTGACAGAATTCCTCCGCCGATAGCCAAGAAGCCAACTCCTGGAAGTACAAGCCCCTTGCTGAGCTCCCACAGCTGTTCAGCAAAGATGGAGCTCAGGGTTGAGGGAAGCAAAGATCCTGGAACTGCACAACCTGTGGCACCACCTACAACAA CTACAAGAGTGACGGCGGACACGATTGAAACGTTGTTTTGA